A window of the Synechococcus sp. M16.1 genome harbors these coding sequences:
- a CDS encoding translocation/assembly module TamB domain-containing protein codes for MGKTRRRTWLVAGSFVLVGAGAAGLIALDRAAEGILSRARPSLERTLSGPLGHDVDLGPYEGLRPLGLGIAIGPSRILPSAADRSELSLAGLEVGLAPLASLRRLQPVLQITVHRLRGQLQANEAGRYWTFGPLSGDGTMPRLGVQYRLADPALLRFGPQQQTLELRSRGAVRLGEAFFSTASELRWLDAEGVLRLDAQGHWDRPRFRLRTRLDRLNLKPLGAVIAPAQDLDASGTLEGDVQIGWADGSLNCRGGLSLKRLELAALNSNRLRVACKGDQLTLQPATLRFGAFEARASGSVAFDKSFDLQADVRHTDLSSASQDRLKLRIQGPWGEPRWSADGEIQLPEATGLNTALTLDSQWRTPWLQDQQPSVAVDRLRLSAPGLRFGLAGTIGSRLDLRSTELQIDPRFWSALPTLQAVLGQTAPLLGSVDVSGGLASPELSLKLGQAANPMLDEWSFQTRWSSQDSALVLDHFTSPLLRAEARLPVQLAQGRLQTGELQSGFELQPFSLSRFTPLIGTPLGGQVAARGRVKGPLSGLQPDISLTLNQPRVGALQVPERWQGSLNGELGLGARLAMAAQQPVVPGSLVAELDADAWPKTVLLRRGEGQLRLHGLDPAGEQRRYHWRAADLNIDGLRFIVPPLNQPKAVAGQLSGAGSLAMGPLAIRGSAVIADGSMAGVAVQSLELEGSLGDGRFQADAALTPLQGSIRLKARGDLGGWMHSGIEAEGLDVTWLTLLARQLRGSDPEPGLAPGRAEDLGTLFINTFGGSLDGQLQALAASRRAIEAYALAHPRKGPELERLEGRVNLSGTIDGPDPKRLKADLIAKAHLWIEGDDQAKALQLEPMVATLRGPLLGGSGDLSLLQVPLSLLALLAPVPPQLRGSVGIRGRYDLSGTAPLLVSDLLLDSASLAGQPLQLEQRSVVVERDLIRLNLALKGGESKEAVTVAGTLPFNPDSDLNLRLESHGDALGVLTLLAGNSLAVKRGSTNLRLLLRGPLNQPQANGFVVVSNGDLSIGEQELSRINASILFDFDRVLVQRLEAEVGRGGSLRGSGSLGLFTPQSGASPLTLQLSQAQIRQPIVQFQADGELQVSGALLQPVLSGNLELLRGTLRPQSGSFGLVQRGGLKRLVPNSEEGATTAEQPGPQSFKTLLEEDWDFKKPLVLMGSKTTIQGPGQPQRFMPTLPAIRFENLRLALGPDSRVLLPSISFKGGGVVTLNGPLDPSLQARGLIRLNSGRIWIPPLAPLRLDPQEENVAVFTPSLGLVPYVDIALQARVSDTVSAGTSDQITTANLFALNGTGSSPAGVGQLRLVKVMVQATGPANRLGDSKNLVLRSSPPMSEQQLLGLIGGNSLASLGSTGGAALATMLSQSLLSPVLGTLTDAMGQRLQIAIFPTYVNPEVKSEEERTSGRVSPTLTWVTEFGVALTDRFNLSVLMAPNTTDVDVPPQGTVSYRLTPNTTMSASMDADGTWQSQLQVFFRF; via the coding sequence ATGGGAAAAACGCGGCGCAGGACCTGGTTGGTTGCGGGAAGTTTTGTTCTGGTCGGGGCTGGAGCAGCAGGCTTGATCGCCCTTGACCGCGCTGCCGAAGGCATCCTGAGCCGGGCGCGCCCCAGCTTGGAGCGCACGTTGTCGGGTCCTCTGGGCCACGACGTGGATCTTGGCCCTTACGAAGGACTTCGCCCCTTGGGCCTGGGGATCGCCATCGGGCCGAGTCGAATCTTGCCGTCGGCGGCGGATCGTTCTGAACTGAGCCTGGCGGGGCTGGAGGTGGGCCTTGCTCCCTTAGCGAGTCTTCGGCGTCTGCAACCGGTTCTGCAGATCACGGTGCACAGGCTGCGTGGTCAGTTGCAGGCCAATGAGGCTGGTCGGTACTGGACCTTTGGGCCCCTGAGCGGCGACGGCACCATGCCGCGACTTGGCGTGCAGTACCGGTTGGCCGATCCTGCATTGCTCCGTTTCGGTCCTCAGCAGCAGACCCTTGAACTCCGCAGTCGGGGCGCAGTGCGGCTCGGGGAGGCTTTTTTCAGTACCGCATCGGAACTTCGCTGGCTCGACGCAGAAGGGGTGCTGCGGCTAGATGCACAAGGGCATTGGGATCGCCCTCGCTTCAGGCTTCGAACGCGGCTGGATCGGCTCAACCTGAAACCGTTGGGGGCCGTCATCGCCCCCGCTCAGGATCTGGATGCCTCTGGAACCTTGGAGGGAGATGTTCAGATTGGCTGGGCCGATGGGTCGTTGAACTGTCGAGGTGGGCTCAGCCTCAAGCGTCTCGAACTTGCTGCGCTGAACAGCAATCGCCTCAGGGTCGCTTGCAAGGGCGATCAACTCACCTTGCAGCCCGCAACACTGCGTTTTGGAGCCTTTGAGGCTCGGGCCTCAGGGTCCGTTGCCTTTGACAAGAGCTTTGATCTCCAGGCTGACGTTCGCCATACAGACCTCAGCTCTGCAAGCCAGGACCGGTTGAAGCTCAGGATCCAGGGCCCCTGGGGGGAGCCCCGGTGGAGTGCAGATGGTGAGATCCAGCTGCCTGAGGCCACAGGGCTCAACACAGCCCTGACGCTGGACTCTCAGTGGCGCACCCCCTGGTTGCAAGACCAGCAACCGTCTGTTGCCGTGGACAGGCTCCGCCTCAGTGCCCCGGGACTGCGCTTCGGGCTGGCCGGGACGATTGGATCCCGATTGGATCTGCGCAGCACGGAGCTGCAGATCGATCCCCGCTTCTGGTCTGCGCTGCCGACCCTGCAGGCCGTACTGGGCCAAACCGCTCCGCTCCTTGGAAGCGTCGACGTCAGTGGTGGGTTGGCCTCACCGGAGCTGAGCCTGAAGCTCGGCCAGGCAGCCAACCCGATGCTGGACGAGTGGTCGTTTCAGACCCGATGGTCCTCGCAGGACTCCGCCCTGGTGCTGGATCACTTCACCAGTCCGCTGTTGCGGGCGGAAGCGCGCCTTCCTGTGCAACTGGCGCAGGGGCGGTTGCAAACCGGTGAGCTTCAGAGCGGCTTTGAACTCCAACCTTTCAGCCTGAGCCGTTTCACCCCCTTGATCGGTACGCCGCTGGGCGGGCAGGTGGCGGCGCGGGGTCGCGTGAAGGGTCCTCTGTCGGGGCTTCAGCCCGACATCAGCCTGACGCTGAATCAACCCCGCGTTGGTGCCTTGCAGGTTCCCGAACGCTGGCAAGGCAGCCTCAACGGTGAACTGGGCCTTGGGGCTCGTCTGGCGATGGCGGCCCAGCAGCCTGTCGTGCCCGGCTCGCTCGTGGCTGAACTCGATGCCGATGCTTGGCCCAAGACCGTGCTCTTGCGCCGGGGTGAGGGGCAGTTGCGCTTGCACGGGCTGGATCCGGCTGGAGAGCAACGCCGCTACCACTGGCGTGCAGCGGACCTCAACATCGATGGACTTCGTTTCATCGTGCCGCCGCTCAACCAGCCCAAAGCGGTGGCAGGTCAGCTCTCGGGTGCAGGGAGCCTTGCCATGGGCCCCCTCGCGATCCGTGGGTCTGCCGTCATTGCGGACGGCTCGATGGCGGGAGTTGCCGTGCAGAGCCTCGAGCTGGAGGGTTCCCTCGGGGATGGCCGTTTTCAGGCCGATGCAGCACTGACGCCATTGCAGGGCAGCATTCGGCTGAAGGCCCGTGGCGATCTGGGTGGCTGGATGCACAGCGGCATCGAGGCCGAAGGCCTGGATGTCACCTGGCTGACGCTTCTGGCCCGTCAGTTGAGAGGGAGCGATCCCGAACCGGGCCTGGCCCCCGGCCGTGCCGAGGATCTCGGAACCCTGTTCATCAACACCTTTGGTGGGTCGCTTGATGGTCAGTTGCAAGCTCTGGCGGCATCGCGCCGGGCGATTGAGGCCTATGCCCTGGCTCACCCCCGCAAGGGCCCTGAGCTGGAGCGTCTGGAGGGGCGGGTCAATCTGTCGGGAACGATCGACGGTCCTGATCCAAAGCGCCTGAAGGCCGATCTGATCGCCAAGGCCCACCTTTGGATTGAAGGGGATGACCAGGCCAAGGCACTCCAGCTTGAACCGATGGTCGCCACGCTTCGCGGCCCGTTGCTCGGTGGATCCGGTGACCTCTCCCTGCTGCAGGTTCCGCTCTCTCTGCTGGCGTTGTTGGCTCCTGTGCCGCCGCAGCTCCGCGGCAGTGTTGGCATCCGCGGCCGCTACGACCTCAGCGGAACGGCCCCCCTGCTGGTTTCCGATCTGCTGCTCGACTCCGCCAGCCTGGCGGGCCAGCCCCTGCAGTTGGAGCAGCGATCGGTTGTCGTTGAGCGTGATTTGATCCGCCTGAACCTGGCCCTGAAGGGAGGCGAGAGCAAGGAAGCCGTCACCGTGGCCGGCACGCTGCCCTTTAATCCTGATTCGGATTTGAACCTGAGGCTGGAAAGCCATGGGGATGCTCTTGGCGTTTTGACGCTTCTCGCCGGAAATTCCTTGGCCGTGAAGCGGGGGAGCACCAATCTGCGGCTGTTGCTGCGCGGGCCGTTGAACCAACCGCAAGCCAATGGCTTTGTGGTGGTCAGCAATGGAGATCTCAGCATCGGTGAACAGGAGCTGAGTCGGATCAACGCCTCGATCCTGTTCGATTTCGATCGCGTCTTGGTGCAACGCCTGGAGGCTGAAGTGGGCCGCGGCGGCTCGCTGCGCGGTTCAGGAAGCCTTGGCTTGTTCACCCCCCAGAGCGGAGCTTCACCGCTCACCCTGCAACTCAGCCAAGCTCAGATTCGTCAGCCGATCGTGCAGTTCCAGGCCGATGGCGAACTGCAGGTGTCTGGAGCTTTGCTGCAACCCGTCCTCTCCGGAAATCTGGAACTCTTGCGGGGCACGCTTCGGCCCCAGTCCGGTTCCTTCGGACTTGTACAGCGGGGTGGACTTAAGCGATTGGTCCCCAACAGTGAGGAGGGTGCCACTACTGCGGAGCAGCCCGGTCCCCAATCGTTCAAAACACTTCTGGAGGAGGACTGGGATTTCAAGAAACCTCTGGTCCTGATGGGATCCAAAACAACCATCCAGGGCCCAGGTCAGCCCCAACGGTTCATGCCGACGCTGCCGGCTATCCGATTTGAAAATCTTCGGCTGGCCCTCGGCCCTGATAGCCGGGTGCTATTGCCCTCGATCAGTTTCAAAGGGGGTGGTGTGGTGACGTTGAACGGCCCCTTGGATCCCTCTCTGCAGGCAAGGGGCTTGATTCGGCTCAATTCCGGCAGGATTTGGATTCCCCCTCTCGCTCCACTCCGTTTGGATCCTCAGGAGGAGAACGTTGCAGTATTTACCCCCTCTTTGGGGCTCGTCCCCTACGTGGATATCGCTTTGCAAGCCAGGGTTTCCGACACCGTCAGCGCGGGCACCAGCGATCAAATCACCACTGCAAATCTATTCGCATTGAATGGCACGGGTAGCTCTCCCGCCGGGGTTGGTCAGCTCCGGCTGGTAAAGGTCATGGTCCAGGCCACAGGCCCGGCAAACCGTCTTGGTGACAGCAAAAATCTTGTTTTGCGTAGCTCCCCACCGATGAGCGAGCAGCAGCTGTTGGGTTTGATCGGTGGTAACTCCTTGGCTTCTTTAGGCAGTACTGGTGGTGCCGCTTTGGCCACAATGCTGAGCCAATCGCTGCTCTCACCGGTACTGGGCACGTTGACCGATGCCATGGGTCAACGGCTCCAGATTGCGATTTTCCCGACCTACGTCAATCCTGAGGTCAAATCAGAGGAGGAGCGCACCTCGGGCCGTGTATCGCCAACACTCACATGGGTTACTGAGTTCGGTGTGGCATTGACCGACCGGTTCAACCTTTCCGTTCTGATGGCACCGAACACAACCGATGTTGATGTTCCTCCCCAAGGGACTGTCTCCTATCGGTTGACGCCGAACACGACCATGTCTGCGTCGATGGATGCCGATGGCACCTGGCAGAGCCAGTTGCAGGTGTTCTTCCGGTTCTGA
- a CDS encoding Ycf51 family protein, whose amino-acid sequence MAFDQLLLTAAPWLGWSGLGLGALTAVAFLTKWGIRFRLVGVSSFTLLLAVSCWAFGVSYTPPVVVEGAVRAPIVFDNGNDLVVAQVPADLAPTTVQATLEQLEGNLRGSGRSSSTVLVRLRGIQAEGDGLGRPVILGEVSKTLR is encoded by the coding sequence ATGGCCTTCGATCAGCTGCTGCTTACTGCCGCTCCCTGGCTGGGTTGGTCTGGGCTTGGGCTTGGAGCACTAACGGCAGTTGCCTTCCTCACCAAGTGGGGCATTCGGTTTCGACTGGTCGGCGTGAGCAGCTTCACCCTGCTGCTGGCCGTGAGTTGCTGGGCATTCGGCGTGAGCTACACACCGCCAGTGGTGGTGGAGGGTGCGGTGCGGGCACCGATCGTGTTCGATAACGGCAACGACCTGGTGGTCGCCCAGGTTCCTGCCGACCTTGCCCCAACCACAGTTCAAGCCACCCTGGAGCAATTGGAGGGCAACCTGCGCGGCTCAGGTCGCTCCAGCAGCACCGTGCTGGTGCGGTTGCGAGGCATCCAGGCGGAGGGCGATGGGCTGGGACGCCCCGTCATCCTGGGCGAGGTGAGCAAGACCTTGCGTTGA
- a CDS encoding glutamate-5-semialdehyde dehydrogenase encodes MSSVPEPSAALLQRAAAVRRAAVDLGQTDDGQRAQALQAMADALTDRAESILAANREDLQRSAAEGLAPALMARLKLDDTKLAAAIDGVRKVASLSDPLGCRQLHRELDQGLVLERVSVPLGVVGVIFEARPDAVMQIASLAIRSGNGALLKGGSEARCTNEAVMEALQAGLAASPVSADALALLTTRQESLALLRLDGLVDLIIPRGSNELVRFIQDNTRIPVLGHADGVCHLYVDAAADIDKAVRVAVDSKSQYPAACNAIETLLVHRSIAQPFLAAALPAFAAAGVQLRGDAESVALGVAEAAMEEDWSTEYLDLILAVKLVDDLEAATDHIRSYGSRHTEVILTEDAQAADRFLASVDSAGVYHNCSSRFADGFRYGFGAEVGISTQTLPPRGPVGLEGLVTYRYRLRGEGHIAADYANGSRVFTHIDRPL; translated from the coding sequence ATGTCCAGCGTTCCAGAGCCTTCTGCTGCGTTGCTGCAGCGTGCCGCGGCTGTCCGCCGTGCTGCTGTTGATCTGGGGCAGACCGATGACGGTCAGAGAGCTCAGGCGCTTCAGGCGATGGCGGACGCGCTGACCGACCGTGCGGAAAGCATCCTCGCGGCCAACCGTGAAGACCTCCAACGCTCTGCAGCTGAGGGGTTGGCGCCGGCTTTGATGGCGCGGCTGAAGCTGGATGACACCAAGTTGGCGGCGGCCATTGATGGCGTCCGCAAGGTGGCCAGCCTCAGTGACCCGCTGGGTTGTCGTCAGTTGCATCGGGAGCTGGATCAGGGCCTGGTGCTGGAACGGGTCTCCGTTCCGCTCGGGGTGGTGGGTGTGATCTTTGAAGCCAGGCCGGATGCGGTGATGCAGATCGCCTCGCTGGCGATCCGTTCGGGCAACGGTGCTCTGTTGAAAGGGGGCAGTGAGGCTCGCTGCACCAATGAGGCTGTGATGGAGGCCCTGCAGGCAGGCCTGGCGGCCAGTCCGGTGTCTGCCGATGCCCTGGCTCTGCTTACCACCCGTCAAGAAAGCCTGGCCTTGTTGCGTCTCGATGGCCTCGTGGACCTGATCATTCCGAGGGGAAGCAACGAACTGGTGCGCTTCATCCAGGACAACACCCGCATTCCGGTGCTGGGCCATGCCGATGGGGTCTGCCACCTCTACGTGGATGCGGCGGCCGACATCGACAAAGCCGTTCGGGTGGCGGTGGACAGCAAGAGCCAGTACCCCGCCGCCTGCAACGCCATTGAGACCTTGTTGGTGCACCGCTCGATTGCGCAGCCTTTTCTCGCCGCGGCGCTGCCGGCCTTCGCTGCTGCCGGGGTGCAGCTGCGGGGCGATGCCGAGAGCGTGGCCCTTGGTGTGGCGGAAGCGGCCATGGAGGAGGACTGGAGCACGGAGTATCTGGATCTGATCCTGGCGGTGAAGCTGGTGGACGATCTCGAGGCAGCCACCGATCACATCCGCTCCTATGGCTCGCGTCACACTGAAGTGATCCTGACGGAGGATGCCCAGGCGGCTGATCGTTTCCTTGCGTCGGTGGATAGCGCAGGCGTCTATCACAACTGCTCCAGCCGCTTCGCCGATGGCTTCCGTTACGGATTCGGCGCTGAGGTGGGCATCAGCACCCAGACCCTGCCGCCCCGCGGACCCGTTGGTTTGGAAGGGTTGGTGACCTACCGCTATCGGTTGCGCGGCGAGGGCCACATCGCTGCCGACTACGCCAACGGCAGCCGCGTCTTCACCCACATCGATCGGCCGCTCTGA
- a CDS encoding M3 family metallopeptidase: MSTVSPLLRGQGLPEFRAISPELVSTDIPVLLAQLDQDFTALEQALETALAGPSKLSWDRVMQPLQAIGERLRWSWGVVSHLNGVCNSPELRDAHAAQQPDVVRLSNRLGQSQILHRALMALQSDPSEPLNPTQERILKSELLSMQQRGVGLSGDEKAAFNSTSERLAALSTQFGNHVLDATQQWTLKLSQPHEVEGLPQRALEALAAAAREAGDADASAESGPWLLGLDMPRYLPFLTHANNRSLREKAYRAHVGRASEGELDNRALIEEILTLRREQASRLGYAHWADLSLSAKMADDVPAVEALLEELRAAAYPAAEQELQDLQAIAREHKAPEADELAPWDIPYWSEKLRQSRFDLDQEALRPWFPLPQVLEGLFSLCTRLFDVEIVAADGEAPTWNDDVRFFRVKRSDGTPIAGFYLDPYSRPASKRGGAWMDECLGLSKKPDGSVVLPVAYLVCNQTPPVGDTPSLMSFEEVETLFHEFGHGLQHMLTTVEEPEAAGISNVEWDAVELPSQFMENWCLDHATLMGMARHWQTGEPLPESEFNKLRSSRTFNAGLATLRQVHFALSDLRLHSQWTPELGVSPDGLRREIAATTTVMDPIPEDQFLCAFGHIFAGGYSAGYYSYKWAEVLSADAFSAFEEVGLDQEDQVRATGARFRDTVLSLGGSRSPAEVFEAFRGRPASTEALIRHSGLVPAA; this comes from the coding sequence ATGTCGACTGTTTCCCCCCTCCTGCGCGGCCAAGGGCTTCCCGAGTTCCGGGCCATTTCCCCTGAGCTCGTCAGCACAGACATCCCGGTTTTGCTCGCACAGCTGGATCAGGACTTCACTGCGCTCGAGCAGGCTCTTGAGACAGCTCTCGCCGGACCCTCAAAGCTGTCCTGGGATCGGGTGATGCAACCGCTGCAGGCCATCGGCGAACGGCTGCGTTGGAGCTGGGGTGTGGTGTCACACCTCAATGGCGTCTGCAATTCCCCTGAGCTGCGCGATGCCCATGCGGCCCAGCAACCGGATGTTGTGCGCCTCAGCAACCGGCTTGGCCAAAGCCAGATTCTTCATCGGGCCTTGATGGCCCTCCAAAGCGATCCCTCCGAACCGCTCAACCCAACCCAGGAGCGGATCCTGAAATCCGAGCTGCTCTCGATGCAGCAGCGCGGTGTTGGCCTCAGTGGCGATGAGAAGGCAGCCTTCAACAGCACCAGTGAACGCCTGGCTGCTCTCTCCACCCAGTTCGGCAACCACGTGCTCGATGCAACGCAGCAGTGGACCCTGAAACTCAGCCAGCCCCATGAGGTGGAAGGCCTGCCGCAACGGGCCTTGGAGGCACTGGCCGCCGCAGCGCGTGAAGCAGGGGATGCTGATGCGTCTGCGGAGTCCGGACCGTGGTTGCTGGGACTGGACATGCCCCGCTATCTGCCCTTCCTCACCCACGCCAACAACCGATCCCTGCGGGAGAAGGCCTATCGCGCCCATGTGGGGCGGGCCAGTGAAGGCGAACTCGACAACCGGGCACTGATCGAGGAGATCCTGACCCTGAGGCGCGAGCAAGCGTCCCGCCTGGGCTATGCCCATTGGGCTGACCTCAGCCTCAGCGCCAAGATGGCTGACGATGTTCCGGCGGTGGAAGCACTGCTGGAAGAACTGCGCGCTGCGGCATACCCAGCAGCTGAGCAAGAGCTGCAGGATCTCCAAGCCATCGCCAGGGAGCACAAGGCCCCCGAAGCCGATGAGCTGGCCCCTTGGGACATCCCCTACTGGTCGGAGAAGTTGCGCCAATCCCGGTTCGATCTGGACCAAGAGGCGCTGCGTCCCTGGTTCCCGCTGCCGCAGGTGCTCGAAGGCCTGTTCAGCCTTTGTACGCGTCTGTTCGACGTCGAGATCGTTGCCGCCGACGGCGAGGCACCGACCTGGAACGACGATGTGCGCTTCTTCCGGGTGAAGCGCTCCGATGGCACACCGATTGCCGGCTTCTACCTCGACCCTTACAGCAGGCCCGCCAGCAAACGCGGCGGAGCCTGGATGGATGAATGCCTGGGCCTGAGCAAGAAACCCGATGGCTCTGTGGTGCTGCCGGTGGCCTACCTGGTCTGCAACCAGACCCCACCTGTGGGCGACACGCCCAGCCTGATGAGCTTTGAGGAAGTAGAGACCCTCTTCCATGAATTCGGCCATGGGCTCCAGCACATGCTCACCACCGTTGAGGAACCGGAAGCCGCCGGCATCAGCAACGTGGAATGGGATGCCGTGGAACTCCCCAGCCAGTTCATGGAGAACTGGTGCCTTGATCACGCCACCTTGATGGGCATGGCGCGCCACTGGCAAACCGGTGAACCCCTGCCTGAATCGGAATTCAACAAGCTGCGCAGCAGCCGCACCTTCAATGCAGGCCTCGCCACCCTGCGGCAGGTTCACTTTGCCTTGAGTGACCTTCGTCTCCACAGCCAGTGGACCCCGGAACTCGGCGTCAGCCCAGACGGACTGCGCCGTGAGATCGCGGCCACCACCACGGTGATGGATCCCATCCCGGAGGATCAGTTCCTCTGTGCCTTCGGCCACATCTTCGCGGGGGGCTACTCCGCTGGGTACTACTCCTACAAGTGGGCTGAGGTGCTCAGCGCAGATGCCTTCTCCGCTTTTGAGGAGGTGGGTCTGGATCAGGAGGATCAGGTGCGTGCAACGGGAGCCCGCTTCCGCGACACCGTGCTCAGCCTCGGTGGCAGCCGATCTCCAGCAGAGGTGTTTGAAGCCTTCCGAGGCCGTCCTGCCAGCACCGAAGCCTTGATTCGCCATTCCGGCCTGGTGCCCGCGGCCTGA
- a CDS encoding triacylglycerol lipase: protein MSIPLVLVHGLWDTPRLFHRLIQGLDQPDRPLLAPHLPHGLGWIPLRQLASRLDQHIQQRFGADTRVDLLGFSMGGVIGRIWLQELGGGQRTRRFLSVGSPQQGTLAAQMIPRPLLAGAADMKVGSRLLRELNRQPDALAGVECSSFFCRWDLMVCPGWRAVLPMGRCEEIPVWTHQQLISHPAAIRRLCSSMRA from the coding sequence GTGAGCATCCCGTTGGTGCTGGTCCATGGTCTTTGGGACACGCCCCGCCTCTTTCATCGATTGATTCAGGGGTTGGACCAGCCCGATCGCCCGCTGCTGGCGCCGCATCTGCCCCATGGTCTGGGTTGGATTCCCCTGCGGCAGCTGGCCTCTCGCCTGGATCAGCACATCCAGCAGCGCTTTGGTGCTGACACCAGGGTCGATCTTCTGGGGTTTTCGATGGGGGGCGTGATCGGCAGGATCTGGCTGCAGGAACTGGGGGGGGGGCAGCGCACCCGGCGCTTCCTCAGTGTGGGCAGCCCGCAGCAGGGCACCCTGGCTGCTCAGATGATTCCCCGCCCGCTCCTCGCCGGTGCGGCAGACATGAAAGTGGGAAGTCGCCTGCTGCGCGAGCTGAATCGCCAACCCGATGCCCTGGCTGGGGTCGAGTGCTCCAGTTTCTTTTGCCGCTGGGATCTGATGGTGTGCCCCGGCTGGAGGGCCGTTCTGCCCATGGGCCGGTGTGAGGAAATACCGGTCTGGACCCATCAGCAACTGATCAGCCACCCCGCCGCGATTCGACGGCTCTGCAGCAGCATGCGCGCCTGA
- a CDS encoding ROK family protein, which yields MPSAQVIGVDLGGTAIKLARIRADGTVLAEAQCPTPQPAVPGAVTMALCEAIEQIDPEHAAEAVGIGLPGPMDAAARVARVCINLPGWEDVPLADWLESRLNRQVTLANDGNCAVVGEAWLGAARGVDDVVLLTLGTGVGGGVLLRGELFTGHNGAAAEPGLIGVQPDGPACNSGNRGSLEQFASITGLRRLCDRDPRELSAEADAGDPEALEVWSRYGERLGCGVASLVYVFTPQLVLLGGGLAGAARHFLPAVRREVESRVQAVSREGLRIEAACLGNGAGRLGAARLALQRLNGMMAPD from the coding sequence ATGCCCTCCGCGCAGGTGATTGGAGTGGATCTCGGGGGCACGGCGATTAAGCTGGCCCGGATTCGTGCTGATGGAACGGTGCTGGCGGAGGCGCAATGCCCCACACCGCAGCCCGCCGTACCTGGCGCCGTGACGATGGCCCTGTGTGAAGCCATTGAACAGATTGATCCTGAGCATGCGGCTGAGGCGGTCGGCATCGGCCTCCCCGGTCCCATGGATGCGGCGGCTCGGGTGGCCCGGGTTTGCATCAACCTGCCCGGCTGGGAGGACGTGCCGCTGGCGGATTGGCTGGAGTCCAGGCTCAATCGCCAGGTCACCCTCGCTAATGACGGCAACTGTGCGGTGGTCGGTGAGGCCTGGCTCGGCGCAGCCCGTGGTGTTGATGATGTGGTGCTGCTGACCCTCGGAACCGGTGTGGGAGGGGGGGTGCTTCTAAGGGGTGAGCTGTTCACGGGCCACAACGGCGCTGCAGCGGAACCCGGTCTGATCGGGGTTCAGCCCGATGGTCCGGCCTGCAACAGCGGTAACCGTGGCTCCCTGGAGCAGTTCGCCAGCATCACCGGCCTGCGGCGCTTGTGTGATCGCGATCCCCGCGAGCTCAGTGCAGAGGCCGATGCTGGTGATCCGGAGGCCCTGGAGGTTTGGAGCCGTTACGGCGAGCGCCTGGGCTGTGGCGTTGCTTCGCTGGTGTACGTGTTCACGCCGCAGTTGGTGTTGCTGGGTGGCGGCCTGGCCGGTGCTGCCCGCCACTTTCTGCCAGCGGTGCGCCGCGAGGTGGAGTCGCGGGTTCAGGCCGTCTCAAGGGAGGGGTTGCGGATCGAAGCCGCCTGTCTGGGGAACGGCGCTGGACGCCTGGGGGCTGCGCGACTCGCTCTGCAGCGGCTGAACGGGATGATGGCTCCAGATTGA
- a CDS encoding dihydroneopterin aldolase, protein MDCIGVRDLRLWAHVGVLEHERRYGQWFSLDFSVQLDLKAAAVADDLSRSLDYGVAIQALQGLSRKVRCLTIEHFSEQMLDRLETLYGPIPVWLRLTKCAAPVPGFNGRVFVERSRHGGRSAL, encoded by the coding sequence ATGGATTGCATCGGTGTGAGGGACCTGCGGTTGTGGGCCCACGTCGGGGTATTGGAACACGAACGTCGGTATGGCCAATGGTTCAGCCTTGATTTCAGTGTTCAGCTCGATCTGAAGGCTGCTGCCGTGGCCGACGATCTGAGCCGGAGCCTGGACTACGGCGTGGCCATTCAGGCCCTGCAAGGCTTGTCCCGGAAGGTTCGTTGCCTCACGATCGAGCACTTCAGCGAGCAGATGCTTGATCGGCTGGAAACGTTGTACGGGCCCATCCCGGTCTGGCTGCGATTGACCAAATGTGCTGCACCGGTTCCAGGATTTAACGGCCGCGTGTTCGTGGAACGCTCCCGCCATGGCGGTAGATCAGCCCTGTGA
- a CDS encoding DUF4332 domain-containing protein, whose translation MPNFNDAIEELPQSFRREQQELDRAGIKRWSSIRDLTDLQLSQLARSGQASARNLKRLRGMADLVCRLDLPPQDAALLMHAGIATPAALAACTPERLVRQTGRLERSLGTKRPAVVDLRVAGDWIRRARQLAN comes from the coding sequence ATGCCGAACTTCAACGACGCGATCGAGGAGCTCCCCCAGTCGTTTCGCAGGGAACAACAGGAACTGGATCGGGCCGGTATCAAGCGCTGGTCCAGCATTCGTGATCTAACGGATCTGCAACTGAGCCAACTCGCCCGCAGTGGCCAGGCTTCGGCCCGAAACCTCAAGCGGCTGCGGGGCATGGCCGATTTGGTCTGCCGCTTGGATTTGCCTCCCCAGGACGCCGCGCTGCTGATGCATGCGGGCATCGCCACGCCCGCCGCTCTTGCGGCATGCACCCCTGAACGTCTCGTGCGCCAGACCGGAAGGCTGGAGCGCAGCCTTGGAACCAAACGGCCTGCCGTGGTGGATCTGCGGGTGGCCGGCGATTGGATCCGCCGCGCCAGGCAACTGGCGAACTGA